From a region of the Nitrospira sp. genome:
- a CDS encoding N-acetyltransferase, whose amino-acid sequence MRGAGMPISPSTLLAEGVVIHHPELVNLYGCRIGAETKIGAFVEIQKRARIGRRCKISSHSFICEGVMIEDEVFVGHGVIFINDRHPRATTGGRLQTDQDWSVIETTVKRGASIGSGAVILCGVTIGEDAQIGAGAVVTHDVPPRATVMGVPARFAALNRKEQSA is encoded by the coding sequence ATGAGAGGAGCCGGTATGCCTATCAGTCCCAGTACGCTGCTTGCTGAGGGAGTCGTGATCCACCACCCGGAGCTGGTCAATCTCTACGGGTGCCGCATTGGAGCAGAGACAAAAATCGGCGCATTTGTCGAGATTCAAAAACGGGCGCGCATCGGCCGTCGATGCAAGATTTCTTCGCATTCGTTCATCTGCGAAGGCGTCATGATCGAGGATGAAGTCTTCGTAGGCCACGGCGTCATATTCATCAATGATCGCCATCCGCGCGCCACAACCGGCGGCCGTCTTCAAACGGACCAGGACTGGAGTGTCATCGAGACCACCGTCAAACGTGGCGCCTCGATCGGTAGCGGAGCGGTCATTCTTTGCGGAGTCACCATCGGAGAAGATGCTCAGATCGGCGCCGGTGCAGTCGTCACACACGACGTGCCGCCTCGGGCCACTGTCATGGGCGTGCCTGCGCGATTTGCGGCATTGAATCGGAAGGAGCAGTCGGCATGA
- a CDS encoding Gfo/Idh/MocA family oxidoreductase codes for MIGIGVIGFGYWGPNLVRNFHEMADSRVLAVSDLRMDRLALAASRYPGIGIMQNPSELIRSPAVDAVVIATPVSSHFQLAMEALKAGKHVLVEKPLAITSEQAWQLIEEAEKRRLVLMVDHTFVYTGSVRKMKELIDGGEVGDLYYYDSVRVNLGLFQHDVNVLWDLAVHDLSIMEHLLPIKPRAVSATGITHFPGQPDNIAYLTLFYDSSLLAHVHVNWLAPVKVRRTLIGGSRKMIMYDDVEPSEKVKVYDKGVTRQPQSKHSEKVYQMMVGYRAGDMWAPQLDNTEALRHEARHFLDCIGQSRTPITNGEAGARVVEILEAATLSLAQRGTPIELHHMKVAA; via the coding sequence ATGATCGGCATCGGAGTCATCGGGTTTGGATACTGGGGACCTAACCTCGTGCGCAACTTCCATGAGATGGCGGACTCGCGCGTTCTGGCGGTGAGCGACCTGCGCATGGATCGTCTGGCGCTCGCCGCCTCGCGCTATCCGGGAATCGGCATCATGCAAAACCCCAGTGAGCTGATCCGGTCTCCGGCCGTCGATGCCGTCGTCATCGCGACCCCTGTTTCTTCGCATTTCCAGTTAGCCATGGAAGCGCTCAAGGCGGGCAAGCACGTGCTCGTCGAGAAGCCGTTGGCCATCACGAGCGAGCAGGCTTGGCAATTGATCGAAGAGGCGGAGAAACGCCGGCTCGTGCTCATGGTCGACCACACGTTCGTCTATACCGGCAGCGTCCGGAAGATGAAGGAACTCATCGATGGCGGTGAAGTGGGAGACTTGTACTACTACGATTCGGTCCGGGTGAACCTCGGACTATTTCAACACGATGTCAACGTGCTGTGGGACCTCGCTGTGCATGATCTTTCCATCATGGAGCACCTGCTTCCGATCAAACCGCGCGCCGTATCGGCCACCGGGATCACCCACTTCCCCGGACAGCCGGACAACATCGCCTATCTGACCCTCTTCTACGATTCCAGCCTCTTGGCTCACGTACACGTCAATTGGCTGGCTCCCGTCAAAGTCCGTCGCACGTTGATCGGCGGCAGCAGGAAAATGATCATGTACGACGACGTGGAGCCCAGCGAAAAGGTGAAGGTGTACGACAAGGGTGTGACGCGCCAGCCTCAGAGCAAGCACAGCGAAAAAGTCTATCAGATGATGGTCGGCTATCGCGCGGGCGACATGTGGGCTCCACAGCTGGATAACACGGAAGCGCTCCGGCATGAGGCGCGGCATTTTCTTGATTGCATCGGGCAGTCGCGGACGCCGATCACAAACGGCGAGGCCGGTGCCCGCGTCGTGGAGATTCTCGAGGCTGCCACGTTGTCGCTGGCACAGCGGGGGACACCGATCGAATTGCACCACATGAAGGTCGCGGCATGA
- a CDS encoding flagellar brake protein, whose amino-acid sequence MNDVVVSVPPAGSFLSVGLSLKISLTIDQEKVTYGSTLLGWKDHAWLVCERPLQLGYDQQVPAGTPCIVSYLHDGKLVGYHSEIRDLTLSPVPLMFIAYPKLVEEMHLRKHERVSSNEPILLMRTGAGNASASTLSTGDYLGGLLKDLSEGGCSVLLAQRPSWLRSGITVRLEFELPGLGHITNLTGIVKSAEVRNGGDIIGVEFRFNELEYIEYRGWGGSVRNAIEQCVSQKASTPFLTP is encoded by the coding sequence ATGAATGACGTTGTCGTATCCGTTCCCCCAGCGGGTTCCTTCTTGTCGGTCGGATTGTCGCTGAAAATATCCCTCACCATTGATCAGGAAAAGGTGACCTACGGCTCAACGCTTCTTGGATGGAAGGATCATGCTTGGCTGGTCTGCGAACGACCGCTACAACTTGGTTATGATCAGCAAGTCCCCGCAGGTACGCCATGCATTGTCAGCTATCTTCATGACGGGAAGCTGGTCGGATACCACAGCGAGATACGCGATCTGACTCTTTCGCCGGTCCCATTGATGTTCATCGCCTATCCGAAGCTCGTGGAGGAAATGCATCTGCGTAAGCATGAACGCGTGTCGTCCAATGAGCCAATCCTATTGATGCGAACCGGAGCAGGCAATGCGTCCGCGTCCACGCTGTCCACCGGGGACTATCTTGGGGGTTTGCTCAAAGACCTCAGTGAGGGAGGCTGCAGCGTATTGTTGGCCCAAAGACCTTCATGGTTGCGTTCGGGAATTACGGTCCGCTTGGAGTTCGAGCTTCCGGGACTAGGGCATATTACCAATCTGACGGGCATCGTCAAAAGCGCGGAAGTGCGAAACGGCGGCGACATAATCGGCGTGGAGTTTCGCTTCAACGAATTGGAGTACATCGAATATCGGGGGTGGGGCGGATCCGTCCGAAACGCCATCGAGCAATGTGTGTCGCAGAAGGCGAGCACCCCGTTTCTCACCCCATAG
- a CDS encoding radical SAM protein: MSRTLPVYDFATPAAEEFPSIITLENTNVCNLRCIHCPQGQGFPDRPDFHATYMSWDVYTKAIDEISQYPITLLRYSPDGEALIHPQFLDQTAYAKAKGVKPVGLTTNGVLLDNPAIEKGKRLPRKTMMERLLEIGIDLIDISLDAARKESYERVRVGADYHRVWSNIHRLLYHRDKMKAPTKIMLSIIVQPDITQEEVDEFVKYWTPLVDRVIVRGYLTNLGLTPSKPGTVVDQMSGVERWACPQFWKRITIGSDGSIRFCVVDWLEKTVIGSIGTHSIRELWHSEEYARLRKAHLEKRYADAHDLCGPCTDWMGMRWEWGFELAVDAVMGKRKVADQPPPLPSTAASGGIIPLTSIGRRAA, encoded by the coding sequence ATGTCGCGAACCCTTCCCGTCTATGATTTCGCCACTCCAGCCGCGGAGGAATTCCCTTCCATCATTACGCTGGAGAACACGAACGTGTGCAATCTCCGTTGTATCCACTGTCCTCAAGGGCAGGGGTTTCCGGATCGCCCCGATTTTCATGCCACCTACATGTCGTGGGATGTGTACACCAAGGCGATCGATGAGATTTCGCAGTATCCGATCACGCTGCTGCGCTATTCGCCGGACGGCGAGGCGCTGATCCATCCGCAGTTTCTGGATCAGACGGCATACGCCAAGGCCAAGGGTGTGAAGCCGGTCGGTCTCACGACCAACGGGGTGTTGCTGGACAATCCGGCGATCGAGAAGGGGAAGCGGCTGCCGCGCAAAACCATGATGGAGCGATTGCTGGAGATCGGGATCGATCTCATCGACATCAGCCTGGATGCGGCGCGGAAAGAATCCTACGAACGGGTTCGTGTCGGAGCCGACTATCATCGAGTCTGGTCGAACATCCATCGGCTCTTGTATCACCGCGACAAGATGAAAGCACCGACGAAGATCATGCTCAGCATCATCGTGCAGCCTGATATCACGCAGGAAGAGGTGGATGAGTTCGTGAAGTACTGGACACCGTTGGTGGACCGCGTGATCGTTCGCGGCTATCTGACGAATCTTGGACTTACTCCCAGCAAACCCGGGACGGTCGTGGATCAAATGAGCGGTGTCGAGCGTTGGGCATGTCCGCAATTTTGGAAGCGCATTACCATCGGCAGCGATGGATCCATCCGCTTCTGCGTCGTGGACTGGCTTGAAAAGACAGTCATAGGCAGCATCGGGACCCATTCGATTCGAGAGCTCTGGCACAGTGAAGAGTACGCGCGTTTGCGAAAGGCACATTTGGAGAAACGCTATGCCGACGCACACGACCTGTGCGGGCCATGCACCGATTGGATGGGTATGCGATGGGAATGGGGCTTCGAGCTAGCCGTGGATGCGGTGATGGGGAAGCGAAAGGTCGCCGATCAGCCTCCACCACTGCCCAGTACTGCGGCGAGCGGCGGGATCATTCCCTTGACCTCAATCGGCCGGCGGGCGGCCTAA
- a CDS encoding DegT/DnrJ/EryC1/StrS family aminotransferase yields the protein MPIPLTKLSITQEEHAAIEAVLRSGWLTQGPQVEAFEQEFAAAVSAPYACAVSNCTAALHLALRAVGVGEGDEVITVSHSFIATANSIRYCGAVPVFIDIEKDGFNIDPTLIAAAITPRTKAVLCVHQMGMPCDLGAILPIVRSHRLALIEDAACAIGSEIWLDGRWERVGRPHGDIASFSFHPRKVITAGEGGMLTTANPEYDRLFRLWRQHGMTVTDRQRHDASRVVFETYDELGFNYRMTDLQAAIGRVQLAKLSEIVRQRRMLAAHYRHLLAEGTDCVPPHEPAWARSNWQSYCVGLPEHGDQERIMESLLNRGITTRRGIMCAHREPAYEKQPWRKGSELEYTERRRDRSVLLPIFPGMTVEEQQQVATGLREATMLHAQPVRTGR from the coding sequence ATGCCGATTCCCTTGACCAAATTGTCTATCACTCAGGAGGAGCACGCGGCGATCGAGGCCGTCCTTCGCTCCGGATGGCTCACGCAAGGACCTCAAGTGGAAGCCTTCGAGCAGGAATTCGCCGCAGCCGTTTCGGCTCCCTATGCGTGTGCCGTCTCCAACTGTACCGCCGCGTTGCATCTGGCTCTCCGCGCAGTCGGGGTCGGCGAGGGTGACGAGGTCATCACCGTCAGCCATTCGTTCATCGCCACCGCCAACAGCATCCGGTACTGCGGCGCCGTGCCGGTCTTTATCGACATCGAAAAAGACGGCTTCAATATCGATCCGACTTTGATCGCTGCCGCGATCACTCCGCGGACGAAGGCGGTGCTCTGCGTGCATCAGATGGGTATGCCGTGCGATCTTGGCGCGATTCTCCCGATCGTTCGTTCCCACCGACTGGCGTTGATTGAAGACGCTGCTTGCGCAATCGGCAGCGAAATCTGGTTGGACGGACGGTGGGAACGTGTCGGCCGGCCGCACGGAGATATCGCCAGCTTTTCGTTTCATCCCCGAAAAGTGATCACGGCAGGGGAAGGCGGCATGTTGACCACCGCCAATCCGGAGTATGACCGGTTATTCAGACTATGGCGCCAGCACGGCATGACGGTCACGGATCGCCAGCGGCATGACGCAAGCCGGGTGGTGTTCGAAACGTATGACGAGCTTGGCTTCAATTACCGGATGACGGATCTGCAGGCGGCAATCGGGCGGGTGCAACTTGCCAAATTGTCGGAGATTGTTCGCCAACGGCGCATGCTGGCCGCGCACTATCGTCATCTCCTTGCCGAAGGAACGGACTGTGTGCCACCACATGAACCGGCCTGGGCTCGCAGCAACTGGCAAAGCTATTGTGTCGGGCTGCCGGAACATGGTGATCAGGAACGTATTATGGAGTCACTCTTGAACCGCGGCATTACGACAAGGAGAGGGATCATGTGCGCGCATCGAGAACCGGCGTACGAGAAACAGCCGTGGCGAAAGGGAAGCGAACTGGAGTACACGGAACGGAGGCGGGATCGTTCGGTGCTGCTTCCTATATTTCCCGGTATGACGGTGGAGGAACAACAACAGGTGGCGACCGGTCTGCGCGAAGCCACCATGCTCCATGCACAGCCGGTGAGGACTGGACGATGA
- a CDS encoding GNAT family N-acetyltransferase, protein MLQVIDIDPADPSSVARYERLFDECPDACIQQSMDWCRAIACLGPDRPLFLICTDGTQDLAGLPLYLYEADTGNVLTSVPQPGPLGGVFHRPGLSHALIGETYRALLERALALAELHHCLTLSVITNPFTDDLEWYERYLSPDFIFENFTQYVPLDRPAHRNHGHRNNVNRGRKAGFTAGFCKNEAELEQWYRIHQKRHREIGAIPLDYRLFENLFRSLVAKGRAQLVLLKMNDAVVSGGFYVYHRRIMDVFMLSFDSALEKLAPNFLNTDYSMEWARGQGVTVYNWQSSANKRCGVYEYKRQWGSIELPYYFVTRIIGDRGRLAALGSDGLRTHYSGHYVVPFGVFETGFEQKRFQKC, encoded by the coding sequence ATGCTGCAGGTCATTGACATCGACCCGGCAGATCCCTCGTCGGTTGCCCGCTATGAGCGGTTGTTCGACGAGTGTCCCGATGCCTGCATTCAACAGTCGATGGACTGGTGCCGGGCGATCGCATGTCTCGGGCCGGACAGGCCTCTCTTTCTTATCTGCACGGACGGAACACAGGACCTGGCCGGGCTGCCGCTCTATCTGTATGAGGCGGACACGGGGAACGTGCTGACGTCCGTTCCTCAACCGGGACCGTTGGGCGGGGTCTTTCATCGTCCCGGCCTGTCTCACGCGCTAATTGGAGAGACTTACCGAGCCCTGCTCGAACGGGCGCTTGCGCTGGCGGAACTTCACCACTGCCTCACCCTCAGCGTCATCACGAATCCGTTCACCGATGACCTTGAGTGGTATGAGCGGTATTTGTCGCCCGACTTCATCTTTGAAAACTTCACGCAGTACGTGCCGCTCGACCGTCCGGCGCATCGCAATCACGGCCATCGAAACAACGTCAACCGCGGCCGCAAGGCGGGTTTTACGGCCGGTTTCTGCAAGAACGAGGCGGAATTGGAGCAGTGGTACCGCATCCATCAGAAACGGCACCGGGAGATCGGGGCAATACCACTGGACTACCGGTTGTTTGAGAACTTGTTTCGTAGCTTGGTGGCCAAAGGACGTGCACAACTCGTCTTGCTCAAAATGAATGATGCGGTGGTCTCAGGCGGCTTCTACGTGTACCACCGGCGAATTATGGACGTGTTCATGCTCAGCTTCGACAGCGCGCTTGAGAAGCTGGCGCCCAATTTCCTCAATACGGACTATTCCATGGAGTGGGCGAGAGGACAGGGAGTGACGGTCTATAACTGGCAGTCTTCCGCGAACAAGCGTTGCGGTGTGTACGAGTACAAGCGGCAGTGGGGCAGCATCGAACTCCCGTATTATTTCGTCACGCGCATAATTGGCGACCGAGGCCGTCTTGCCGCACTCGGTTCAGACGGACTCCGTACGCACTACAGCGGGCATTACGTGGTGCCGTTCGGGGTGTTTGAGACCGGATTCGAGCAAAAGCGTTTTCAGAAGTGCTGA
- a CDS encoding DUF3391 domain-containing protein, producing the protein MAIKRIPIEQLIPGMYIIEMDVPWYRTPFLSHKRMIKDLQTIELMKQHGIRMVTIDTSKGCDLSSEAPANTPPTADRQQATPDASTPPNPSTERPSESKQPDDHTVTIVYAQAHEAVERIFEELERGVPPTFETTKAIVSNVLAQILSDRTAMATQVAIQKIKQFDRSLTAHALDTCVLSLVVAIESGVEQPLLEQIGIGALLHDAGYVRLPRNLVRKREECTGQDKTLLEQHCKLGVTLLSEHPGMPEDVLRIVREHHERADGSGYPAGLGNDQISRHAQIVGIVNYYDGMVSRHGSRPAMIPHDAVRQLFLAGEKGQFEKSLVELMIRSIGVYPVGSLVKLNTGEQAVVIGANPQQRLKPLVKITTDPQGGSYTTPLEVDLAVPSPDRTVRTVLRVLDPAKERMNIGIHLDQTLSRAA; encoded by the coding sequence ATGGCGATAAAGCGCATTCCGATCGAGCAGCTGATTCCAGGCATGTACATCATCGAGATGGATGTCCCTTGGTATCGAACCCCATTCCTCTCCCATAAAAGAATGATCAAGGATCTCCAGACCATCGAACTCATGAAGCAACATGGGATTAGGATGGTGACGATCGATACCAGTAAAGGATGCGATCTTTCATCAGAGGCTCCGGCGAATACACCGCCCACGGCAGACCGGCAACAGGCCACCCCGGACGCATCCACTCCTCCGAACCCCAGTACCGAACGTCCATCGGAGTCGAAGCAGCCTGACGATCATACCGTGACGATCGTCTATGCACAGGCTCACGAAGCTGTCGAACGCATTTTTGAGGAGCTTGAACGCGGAGTTCCTCCGACTTTCGAGACTACCAAGGCGATCGTCTCGAATGTGCTAGCACAAATCCTCAGCGACCGCACCGCCATGGCCACACAGGTCGCCATTCAGAAAATCAAACAGTTCGATCGGTCATTGACGGCCCATGCGCTGGATACTTGCGTCCTGTCCCTCGTCGTGGCCATTGAAAGTGGGGTGGAGCAACCGCTGCTCGAACAAATCGGTATCGGCGCGTTACTCCACGACGCAGGGTATGTTCGCCTGCCACGAAATCTTGTTCGCAAACGGGAAGAATGCACCGGACAAGACAAGACACTTCTGGAACAGCATTGTAAATTGGGGGTGACGCTTCTCTCCGAGCATCCCGGCATGCCCGAGGACGTCTTGCGCATCGTCAGGGAGCATCATGAGCGCGCCGATGGAAGCGGATATCCGGCCGGCCTAGGCAACGATCAGATCTCACGCCACGCGCAGATCGTCGGCATCGTCAATTACTATGATGGCATGGTCAGTCGACACGGATCTCGTCCCGCCATGATTCCACACGATGCCGTGCGGCAACTCTTCCTAGCCGGCGAAAAAGGACAGTTCGAAAAATCTCTCGTGGAACTTATGATTCGGAGCATCGGCGTCTACCCGGTCGGAAGTCTGGTCAAGCTGAATACCGGCGAACAGGCAGTCGTAATCGGAGCCAACCCTCAGCAACGGCTCAAGCCTCTTGTGAAAATCACGACCGACCCACAAGGGGGATCCTATACGACGCCCCTTGAGGTTGACTTGGCCGTGCCGTCCCCCGACCGCACGGTGCGAACGGTGCTGCGCGTCCTCGACCCGGCCAAAGAACGCATGAACATCGGTATACATCTGGACCAAACTCTGTCACGAGCCGCTTGA
- a CDS encoding DegT/DnrJ/EryC1/StrS family aminotransferase, with the protein MIPFSDLPAQYRFLKGELEPAVLAVLQSGQYVLGQEVMSFEQDFARYIESRHAVAVNSGTSALHLALLAAGIQPGDEVITVPFTFVATAAAIRYAGAIPRFVDVDPGTLTMDPNRLAAAVTGKTKAVIPVHLYGQPADLDPILDIARAHRLTVIEDACQAHGARYKGKPVGSIGDFGCFSFYPGKNLGACGEGGLVTARHDEADRQLRILRDWGAERKYHHEYLGFNYRMDGIQGAILRVKLRHLESWSKRRRELAARYDAKLKKCSAGRVERLAHGDHVYHLYVIRVRDRDRLQSQLQEAGIQTGIHYPVPVHLQPWASSLGYRLGAFPITEQAAATVLSLPLYPEMPDGHVDEVADALHRLVSGPHQPAGEVHAAGH; encoded by the coding sequence ATGATTCCATTTTCCGATTTGCCGGCGCAGTACCGCTTCTTGAAGGGAGAGTTGGAACCCGCCGTCCTGGCGGTTCTCCAAAGCGGCCAGTATGTGCTGGGGCAGGAAGTCATGTCGTTCGAGCAGGACTTCGCGCGATATATCGAATCGCGCCATGCCGTTGCCGTGAACTCCGGTACCAGCGCGTTGCATCTGGCTCTCTTGGCCGCCGGCATACAACCGGGCGACGAAGTGATCACTGTACCGTTTACCTTTGTCGCCACTGCGGCCGCCATCCGATACGCCGGCGCGATCCCTCGGTTCGTGGATGTCGATCCCGGTACGCTCACGATGGATCCCAATCGATTGGCGGCGGCCGTTACGGGGAAGACCAAGGCCGTGATCCCCGTCCATCTCTATGGGCAGCCGGCGGATCTTGATCCCATTCTAGATATCGCGCGAGCCCATCGACTCACCGTCATTGAGGATGCGTGTCAGGCGCATGGAGCCCGCTATAAGGGAAAGCCGGTTGGTTCTATCGGCGATTTCGGTTGCTTCAGTTTTTATCCGGGCAAGAATCTCGGGGCGTGCGGAGAAGGTGGCCTCGTCACGGCTCGCCATGATGAGGCGGACCGTCAGCTGCGGATCCTTCGCGACTGGGGCGCCGAACGGAAATACCATCACGAGTATTTGGGGTTCAACTACCGCATGGATGGGATTCAAGGCGCGATCCTTCGTGTCAAACTGCGCCATCTTGAGTCCTGGAGCAAGCGGCGTCGCGAGCTCGCAGCCCGGTATGATGCCAAGCTAAAGAAATGTTCCGCCGGCCGTGTGGAACGTCTGGCGCATGGCGACCACGTCTACCATCTGTACGTGATCAGGGTACGGGATCGAGACCGGCTGCAATCGCAGCTGCAGGAAGCCGGTATTCAGACCGGTATCCACTATCCGGTTCCCGTCCATCTGCAACCATGGGCGTCGTCACTTGGTTACCGGCTCGGAGCATTTCCGATCACGGAACAGGCGGCAGCCACCGTGCTGTCATTGCCATTATATCCGGAGATGCCCGACGGCCATGTTGATGAGGTAGCCGACGCGCTGCATCGCTTGGTGAGCGGACCGCATCAGCCGGCTGGGGAGGTCCATGCTGCAGGTCATTGA
- a CDS encoding SDR family NAD(P)-dependent oxidoreductase encodes MNLGRVLITGGAGLIGSHIADHAIRLGAREIVVLDNFSRGRRDNLSWALQHGSVKVIEGDIRDRATVASAMQGIDLVFHQAAIRITHCAQDPRLALEVLADGTFNVLEAAVQARVKKVVAASSASIYGLADDFPTTEAHHPYNNRTLYGAAKAFNEGLLRSFHEMHGLNYVALRYFNVYGPRMDVYGAYTEVLIRWMERIAQGQSPLILGDGKQTMDFVYVEDIARANILAAQADVTDEVFNVATGVETSLNDLAKQLLAVMGSQLRPEHGPARAVNPVPRRLASTEKAARLLKFHAETDLETGLRHLVDWWQSTLTQAAA; translated from the coding sequence ATGAACTTGGGAAGAGTGCTGATTACGGGCGGGGCGGGGTTGATCGGTTCACATATCGCCGACCATGCGATTCGTTTGGGTGCCAGGGAGATTGTCGTGCTGGATAATTTCTCCCGTGGCAGACGGGACAACCTCTCGTGGGCTCTGCAACATGGCAGCGTCAAGGTCATTGAGGGAGACATCAGGGATCGTGCGACCGTCGCATCCGCGATGCAGGGTATCGATCTCGTCTTCCACCAAGCGGCCATTCGCATCACTCACTGTGCCCAGGATCCCAGGTTGGCGTTGGAAGTGCTCGCCGACGGTACGTTCAATGTGTTGGAAGCCGCCGTCCAAGCCCGCGTGAAGAAGGTGGTCGCGGCTTCGTCGGCATCGATCTATGGATTGGCCGACGACTTTCCGACGACCGAAGCTCACCATCCCTACAATAACCGGACATTGTATGGAGCGGCCAAAGCCTTCAATGAAGGCCTGTTGCGCAGCTTTCACGAGATGCACGGGCTCAACTATGTCGCGCTTCGCTATTTCAACGTCTATGGACCCCGCATGGATGTGTATGGCGCGTATACGGAGGTCTTGATCCGATGGATGGAGCGGATCGCCCAAGGACAGTCGCCGCTGATTCTGGGTGATGGGAAACAAACAATGGACTTCGTGTACGTCGAGGACATTGCCCGCGCCAATATCCTGGCCGCCCAAGCCGACGTGACGGATGAGGTGTTCAACGTTGCCACCGGTGTCGAAACCAGCTTGAACGATCTGGCGAAGCAACTCCTCGCCGTGATGGGTTCTCAGCTACGGCCCGAGCATGGTCCTGCACGAGCGGTCAATCCTGTGCCTCGCCGACTGGCGTCCACAGAGAAAGCGGCCCGGCTGCTCAAGTTCCATGCCGAGACAGACTTGGAAACCGGCCTGCGTCACTTAGTCGATTGGTGGCAGAGTACGCTCACACAGGCTGCTGCCTAA